From the Gramella sp. Hel_I_59 genome, one window contains:
- a CDS encoding DUF2321 domain-containing protein: MAGKHDAYLVCENGHGINSSFYSNPEFNKKFCTTCGAKTRKDCPNCGNDIEGEIHFENFIDLSGGITPVPDICKYCGEDFPWKSKKKEITKNIEKVNRDDVLLLETVFDRFHLVAKQIRQRYNDRETLDVKDEYDTQDLLHSLLRIYFEDIRTEEWNPSYAGSSTRSDFLLKKEEIVIEIKKTRSNLKAKQIGEQLIIDIAKYKTHPNCKILYCFVYDPEGYISNPKGIENDLNDEISEMKVKVKIVPKGH, from the coding sequence ATGGCAGGAAAACATGACGCTTATTTAGTATGTGAAAATGGACATGGAATTAATAGTTCATTTTATTCAAATCCAGAATTCAATAAAAAGTTCTGTACTACCTGTGGAGCTAAAACAAGGAAAGATTGTCCTAATTGTGGTAATGATATAGAAGGCGAAATTCACTTTGAAAATTTTATTGATTTATCCGGAGGAATAACTCCAGTTCCAGACATTTGCAAATACTGTGGAGAAGATTTTCCATGGAAATCTAAAAAGAAAGAGATTACAAAAAACATTGAAAAGGTTAATAGAGATGATGTACTTCTTTTAGAAACCGTATTTGATAGATTTCATTTAGTTGCTAAGCAAATAAGACAACGCTATAATGACCGAGAAACCCTTGATGTAAAAGATGAATATGATACACAAGATTTACTCCATTCATTACTTAGAATTTATTTTGAAGATATAAGGACAGAAGAATGGAATCCAAGTTATGCAGGAAGCTCAACACGTTCAGATTTTCTATTAAAAAAAGAAGAGATTGTCATTGAGATAAAAAAGACAAGATCTAATTTAAAAGCAAAGCAAATTGGAGAACAACTGATAATCGATATAGCAAAATATAAAACACATCCTAATTGCAAAATTTTATATTGTTTCGTCTATGATCCTGAAGGTTACATCAGTAATCCTAAAGGAATAGAAAACGATTTGAATGACGAGATTTCGGAAATGAAAGTAAAGGTAAAAATTGTGCCTAAGGGACATTAA
- a CDS encoding retropepsin-like aspartic protease translates to MKFTKVSIYLIIFILLNSCSLNKAAKYLKEGKTEQENFTNTLPFDLKKGWIIVPVEIENKTYRFILDTGTPTLVSKELAQSLNMKAIDSVDAYDVYNKGQKNKYTRIENIKIGKTDFVGTAALINDFNATAIWASLNVDGFIGSNLMQHAIWDIDFKQKQITITDNESNLDLPDDLIENKMFIGVAGLPSIACKINGERIWNFPVDLGYNGGIVMPFSDFEKQIENGQISDFKKSDTQGIIGVYGKQNSSRESYTGIIDEIEFGNFTIKNEKVYSEQYLSKIFGLDFFKNYRVILNWNSKKIKLIENKETTNS, encoded by the coding sequence ATGAAATTTACCAAAGTATCTATTTACTTGATAATATTTATTCTATTAAATAGCTGTTCTCTAAACAAAGCCGCTAAATATTTAAAGGAAGGTAAAACAGAACAAGAAAACTTCACAAATACTCTTCCTTTTGATTTAAAAAAAGGATGGATAATTGTTCCTGTAGAAATAGAAAATAAGACTTATAGATTTATCCTAGACACTGGAACACCAACCCTTGTATCAAAAGAACTTGCTCAAAGTCTAAATATGAAAGCTATCGATTCAGTAGATGCTTATGATGTTTATAATAAAGGTCAAAAAAATAAATACACAAGAATTGAAAATATTAAAATTGGAAAGACAGATTTTGTTGGAACAGCAGCATTAATTAATGATTTCAACGCTACTGCAATTTGGGCTTCTTTAAATGTTGACGGATTTATAGGTTCAAATTTAATGCAACACGCTATTTGGGATATTGATTTTAAACAAAAACAAATCACCATTACTGATAATGAATCAAACTTAGACCTACCAGATGATTTAATTGAGAATAAAATGTTTATTGGAGTTGCAGGTTTACCTTCCATTGCTTGTAAAATAAATGGAGAAAGAATTTGGAACTTCCCTGTAGATTTAGGTTATAATGGAGGAATAGTTATGCCATTTTCTGATTTTGAAAAGCAAATAGAAAATGGTCAAATTTCAGATTTTAAAAAATCAGATACTCAAGGCATTATTGGTGTTTATGGAAAACAAAATTCTTCCAGAGAATCTTATACTGGAATAATTGATGAAATAGAATTTGGAAATTTTACTATAAAAAATGAAAAGGTATATTCAGAGCAATATTTAAGTAAGATATTTGGCTTGGATTTCTTTAAAAATTATCGTGTAATCCTAAATTGGAACAGTAAAAAAATAAAGTTGATAGAAAATAAAGAAACTACAAATTCTTAG
- a CDS encoding tetratricopeptide repeat protein → MNKIISIFSVLIFLSCKEQKKEIIVDTKEPVRDNVELIEIYRNDQADRSVDNIDWSLVSKRDSIREERLYELLDSNKVQTSKDYRHAAMIFQHGGDSIAYGMAVKLMRKSIELDSTADKWLLAAAIDRYLLSKNEPQIYGTQYQKFGHDSPWVIGKMDTTKISDEERIEYGVETLAEQKEKVKRLNQKKLSNLKLDGKSIGEIIKIVKSQDKSDPEYDISENEINSFGYRLMGEGKSEDALKIFKLNTQLYPNGFNTWDSLGECFLAVGKKDEALEAYRKSLELNPENENARAIIIANN, encoded by the coding sequence ATGAATAAGATAATTTCAATTTTTTCAGTCCTTATATTTCTATCTTGTAAAGAACAAAAGAAAGAAATCATAGTAGATACTAAAGAACCTGTAAGAGACAATGTAGAGCTTATTGAGATTTATCGAAATGATCAAGCAGACAGATCTGTAGATAATATTGACTGGAGTTTAGTTTCAAAACGAGATAGCATAAGAGAAGAACGACTTTATGAACTGTTAGATTCTAATAAAGTTCAAACTTCGAAAGATTACCGTCACGCCGCGATGATATTTCAACATGGTGGTGATTCAATTGCTTATGGAATGGCAGTTAAATTAATGCGTAAATCTATTGAATTAGATTCTACGGCTGACAAATGGCTTCTAGCTGCCGCCATTGACCGATACTTGCTAAGCAAGAATGAACCTCAAATTTATGGAACTCAGTATCAGAAATTTGGACATGACTCACCATGGGTGATCGGAAAAATGGATACTACAAAAATTTCTGATGAAGAAAGAATTGAATATGGTGTAGAAACTTTAGCCGAACAGAAAGAGAAAGTAAAGCGATTGAACCAAAAAAAGTTGTCAAATCTAAAGCTAGACGGTAAATCTATTGGTGAAATTATTAAAATCGTTAAGTCCCAAGATAAAAGTGATCCTGAGTATGACATTTCCGAAAATGAAATTAATAGTTTTGGATATCGATTAATGGGAGAAGGTAAAAGCGAAGATGCTCTAAAAATCTTTAAACTTAATACACAATTATACCCAAATGGTTTTAATACTTGGGATAGTCTTGGTGAATGCTTTTTAGCTGTTGGAAAAAAAGATGAAGCATTAGAAGCATATCGAAAATCATTAGAGTTAAACCCTGAAAATGAAAATGCAAGAGCAATTATCATTGCGAACAATTAA